The Moorena producens PAL-8-15-08-1 genomic interval TCTTGATATTCTTCTACCACTTTTTGGTCTGGGTGAAGGATGACGAAATCATCTGCGTATCTAATTAGGGCTAATCCTTTTTTGTAATATGTTTTTTTACCCTTGATAGAGTTGGCATAGTTCCATACCTCTTGTTCCATTCCGTGGAGGGCTATGTTCGCCAATAGTGGGGATATCACCCCACCTTGAGGGGTGCCCTCGTTTGTGTGTGAGAATATTCCCTTATCCATCACACCGGCTTTAAGCCAGGACTTAATTAAACGTCTCATGGATGGATAGGTATTCAATTTTGTTAGAAGTGCATCATGGTTTATTTTGTCGAAGCATTTGGCAATGTCAGCATCAAGAACCCATTTGGGTTTTTTGTTGATGAAATTGAATATTGCTTCAATGGCATCATGACATGAGCGTCCTGGTCTGAACCCGTATGAATTGGGTTCAAATTTTTCTTCCCATTCAGGTTCAAGAGCCTGCTTGGCAAGTGCTTGTAATGCACGGTCGTACATAGTCGGGATACCTAAGGGGCGTTTTTCTGACCGTCCGGGTTTGGGAATCCATACCCTTCTGGTAGGTTGTGCCTTTTTGGAGACCTTGAGGCTGGCTACTAAGGCGAGGCGTTGCCTATTGGTTAAGGCTTTGAACCCGTCTATTCCGGCAGTCTTTTTGCCTTTATTCTCCTGGGTGACTCGTCTGACCGCAATCATTTTGGCTGACCAGGACTTCATCAGGGTCTTTTGGAGTTTTCTTACCACGCTCACGTCACCACGGCTCGAGGCTCGGTATATTCGTTTTTGTAACTTAAAAACGGTCATTTCCAGCTTTCGCCAATTGACCCTTCTCCATTCCGACTGTGGGGCGAACCCCTGAGTTTTAGACTTATTCATTACTACTTACAACCATACCCTTTCCTACAACGTGAGTCCGTCAGCATATCCTGGGCATTACCCCAGGCATTGGCTTCTGACTCAATCTCGCTCTCCTATGACTTGCGGTTAACTACCTACTCAACCATCGACCATGTTGAGAGTACATATGAGAGTTATTTCGTTCCTGATAACCATTCTGTGGACTTTTAGGGTGGTACTCTTCACCAGGAATATTCTTTGGGAAATCATTATGAGGCGGCAAAACCTCATAGTCCTTATTCCTTTGACTTTTGTCTGTAGCGTATCAGTCTATTTCGCTACATGCCTTTTACGATGATTCTGATGTACCTTTCTCTCGTACCCATGAGTCCTTTGCCTGTTACTAACTTTGCTTAGACTAGCTCTGCTTCACTATTCGACCCTTGCATCAATTCATGAGTTTGTTATGTTCATAAATCAGGGTAAGGCTGTCACTCGGATTTCACGAGGGATGGATTTTCACCATCATGGTTATCAAGTTGTCATGGTTCAGTTTCCCGACCAAGCGGTTAGTCCCCCAAACCCTTAATAGGTAAGGTTTATAACCAACGAAACGCACTTGCCGACAAAGCACGAATCATTATGTTCCGTGCGCCATTCCAATCCCGTGGTAATGAGAAACCACATTTTGGGCATTGGAATTTTCTATTACCGCCTAATTTTTCGTGAATATGACCGCACTCCGGACAAGTCTTGCTCGTGTAAGATTCATTAACTAATACCACCATTACATCATGCCGATCTGCCATTTGTATCAAATGTTGACGAAATTTGTAATGACTCCAGGTGAGCAGATTGCGAGCTGTCTTCTTGTTCAACTTCCTAGCTGACTTTACAACCATCAAAGATGTCTCAAACCTTGGTAAAAAGATCAGCTTGTAGTTACTAACGAGAAAGGAGGCCGACTTGTTGCGGGTGTCCTTGATCAAGTCTTGAATCTTTTGGCGTAAACGATGAGCGGCTTTCCTCATTGCTGCGCTTTGGCGCACGCTTCGCGAACGTCTCTGACGTTTGGCAGAGCTTAAGTCAATACGACTCATCAACCGATCTAATTGTTGACAAAGTCTTTGGATTCTACCAATATCGCTCTTACCTATTTCGATATAATTTCTGCCATCAAAACCAGTAAGGAATGTCCTAACACCTGGGTCTAAGGCTATTACTCGTTCCTCTTCAGTAGGAGTGGGCTCAATGTACTCAGGAAAAATCCCGTACCATTTTCCTTTGATCCACACTAATTGAGTTCCGTAGATACATTCGGTAGGGAAGTCTTGAGGTGAGCGGAAAGACAATCCTTTTACTTTTGTTGGGTACCAGAAACCCTTCTTGAAGTTTCCTGCTTTGAACTTGATCACCTGGGAAGTCTGACGACAGGACTTAAACTTAGCAAAACCTCCGTTAGCTTTCGCCTGCTTAACTGCATCGATCGCATCAGCTACTGCCTCTTGTAGTTGATGACCTGGAAGCGTTTTTACCCATTCTGGTCTATCAGCGCCTCTTGCTATTTTCTGTAGATCGTAGGTACTACCTTGATAGCCATTCTTGATAGTAGCTATGGACCAGTTATAAACAAGCGCGATAAGCGTTGAGCCAAGTTTTCCAAACTTTATGAAGTTCTTTAGACGGAAACACCCTGATCTTTGAGACACTGTTGGGTGTCAACTTCACCGTCTGATTCCGAGGTTTTTTCTTGTACCGCTTTCGTGAGTTGTTTTTGGTATTTTCGGAGTCCGTAAAGCCTAGCAGAGAAACAGTGGAGGATGGACAAGATATCTTCGACGAGTTCTTGCTCTGGGGATAATTTACGTTCATTGAGAACCAAGAGTTTAACTCCACTTTTTTGGCACAACCATTCAAGTAACGGAAATCCAAATCGGACTGCTCTATCTGGGTATGCAATGACAAATGCCGAGATATCAGAGCTGTATATTCGTTCCAATATTTTGATAAACTTTCGCCGTTTAAAATTGAGTCCCGATCCAACTTCTGAAATAACTTCAGCGTTTGGGTATTTTGACCGTAAAAATTCAGCTTGTCTATCAAGGTCGTCTCGTTGGGAGTGTGTAGAGACTCTTGCATAAGCGACAATGGGCTTACTCTGCGGGTCTTGTCCTTGAACACAAAACCTTCTTTGATTCCCTTGAGTCCTGATGCTGTCAAGTCTTCCGTCTTTATCCCATCTCCTGAGTGTTGTAATGGAGACACCGTAATATTCGGCTGCCTCTTTTGGGGTGACATATTTTTTCATAACGGCTTAACCTCTACAAATCTATACTAACATATTTGTAGAGGTATGATAAGGTTTGATAAGATTAAATGCTCATAGTTACACCTCGGGAGATGGGGAGATGGGGAGATGGGGAGATGGGGAGATGGAGAGATGGGGAGATGGGGAGATGGGGAGATTTTTAATGAAGGGTAATTATCCTAAAATTCTATTATAGAATAATATATTGGCTACTCTTGCTAGCATGCCTGTTGCTAGCATGCCATTGCCTATTGCTAGCATGCCTGTTGCCTGTTGCCTGTTGCCTGTTGCTTCTCTATAAAAAATAGACACCCTTGGACATTCCTGACAAAATGGGTAATACTAGAGAGGTTGTGATTAGATCTAGCATTGATATGGAAAGTCATTCTGAGATGACATTAAGCATTGGGGAGGCAGCTAAACAGCTAGGAGTCTCTACCAAAACCCTAAGACGGTGGGCTGATGCAGGCAAAATCAGATATCAACGTTCACCTACTGGACAACGGCGATTTTATCTTAAAGATATCAAACATATAACACCAAGAAATCCTCAGCCATTAACCCACAGATTGACAATTAACTATGCCAGAGTTTCAAGTGATGAGCGACAAAAAGACCTGAGGAGTCAAATTCAATTATTAGAAAATTTTAGCGCTGCTAATGGTTGGCAATACGAAACTATTTCTGATTTAGGGGGTGGTTTAAATTATCACAAAAAAGGATTGAACCAATTACTCAGAAAAATTATGACAGGGGATGTTGAACGATTGGTGATAACTCACAAGGATAGATTGCTGAGATTTGGATCAGAATTAATCTTTACCATTTGTGAAGAGTTTGGCACAGAAGTCGTGATCATTAATAAATCCCCAGAGGGAGTCAGCTTTGATGACGAATTAACCCAAGACATGATGGAATTAATCACAGTCTTTTCTGCCCGTCTCTATGGCGCTAGGAGCCAAAAAAATCAAAAATTACTGGATGGAATGAGTAAAGTGGTAAAGGAATTAGAGTAAGGAATAGGTGGAGAGGGGGTAGGGTGGGGAGATTGGGGAGATTTTTATTAAGCGATGCAGCGCGGTCTTGGGGGTTTCCCCCATGAGCGACTGCATCAAGACAGGGTAATTATCCCGACATGATATTAGAGAATATGGAAGAAACTCCGGCTGTGAAACCAACTCCCAACCGATTTGAGCCAATTATACATCAAAAGGGAAGAGGCGGTCGAGGAAGGGGTTAGAAAAAAGTCGATCAGGATCAAATTCTTTCATAAGTAGAGCGAAGTCATCCCAACGTGGGTATTGTGAGCGCAGATATTCCCGATTGGAATAAAAGTGCTTGCCCCAGTTGGGACGGCCACCATACTCTAATAATATCTGTTCGGCTTCCCGATGATAGTTTTCAATCACTTTAAAATCTGACCCTGATAAGTTAAGGCTAATATATACCGATTCTCTTTGATACAGTGGGCTTAACCAATGCTCTTCGGAACTAGCAAATCGAACTGATATTGGTAGGTTTATCCTAAATCCCTGGTTTTTTATCATCTGGTGAATTTGCTCCAGAGCTTTGATTGCAGCTGACCTTGGTATGGCATACTCCAACTCGGAATAGGTGAAATTAATATTCTCAAAGGCGAGGATTTTAAAGCTCTTATCCCAACGGTTTAATCCCCGTAGATTAGTCAAAAAAGCTACTCTAAAGATGAGAGGAATTGTAAAAGGAAACGTCCTGGTAATCCAGTCACCGATTCCATTGCCTTCTCTAGATATAGTTCTAGATAGGTCGTCTAGGAATTGTCTCCAGAATGGCATGGGAGTAACCGGCTCATCCATTTTATTAAACTTAAACCAATAGGAGCGTGAGGTGTGGGGAAATTCAAAGAATTGGAAATGATCGTTTTCTTTAACTAGTGTGTCTATTTCTTTTCTGAGAAGGTCGGTCAACATCGGTTGTTGAATATCTCGCAAGAAGAATTTAGGAACACAACGAAGGGTTAATTTAGTAATAATACCAAGGGCACCCAAGTTGACACATACTCCATAAAATGTGGGATTATCTTGTTGGTAGCGGACAACTTCCCCGGATGCTTTCATTAGCTCTAGCTCAACCACTGCACTAGCCAGTGAGCCGTTTTTGTCTCCTGTTCCATGGGTAGCCATTGCTATTGCACCAGAAATAGTCTGCTTGGTGATTGCTCCCAGGTTTTCCAAGGCCATGCCGTGTTGGTCTAGGTATTGATTCAAGCTGTTTAGTGTTATTCCTGGCTCGACAGTAACGGTGCCCCTTTCTCGGTCTAGCTCGATTACCCGGTTTAGTCGCTTTAATGATACAAGAACACCATCGGTGCATGCAGCTTCTGACCATGAGTGTCCCGAACCAACCACCTTAACTTTCATCTTTTCGGTTCGAGCCATGGCAAGAACTTTCTTGAGATCTTCGTTAGAAGATGGCTCGACAATACTTTTGGGGTTGCAAGAAACATTACCCCTCCAATTTGACCAAGTAACTGACATATTAATTTATGAAAAATATTGTAATGGTTTTTCTATATTTTAGCATAGAATAGATAAGCTGTCAGCTATCAGTTTCTTAGCTGAATCAGTAGTTTAGCAATATGACGTTGAAGGTTTTCCCAATCTTCGGGAAAGTCGTCACGGGTAAAGATTTCTGAGGCATTTTCATAGCATGCGATCGCATTTTCCAGATTCTCTGTAGTGTCTCCTACTATTCTGTTGCTGTAAGCATTACCCAGGTTATATAGGGTCCTTGCCCACTCTTCGGGGAAGTCTTGTTTAGTATAAACAGACAAGGCTAGTTGGTATTGGGCAATAGCAATTTCGAGATTATCAGCCCGGTCTCCACGGATTCTGTCACTGTAGGCTATGCCCAGGTTGTTGTGAGTACTTGCCCAATCTTCCGGGAAATCTGGTTTGGTGCGAACTTCTAATGCTAGTTGGTATACTTCTATGGCTTCTTCGAGATTATCAGCCCGGTCTCCACGGAGTCTTTCACAGTAGGCATTGCCCAGGTTATAGTGAGTGATTGCCCAATCAATGGGGAAATCTGGTTTAGTGCGAATTTCCAAAGCTAGTTGGAATGCTTTAATAGCTTTTTCGAGATTATCAGCCCGGTCTCCACGGATTCTTTCACAGTAAGCTATGCCCAGGTTGTTTTGAGTACTTGCCCAATCTTCGGGGAAGTCTGGTTTGGTATAAACCTCCAAGGCTACTTGGTATGCATCTATGGCTTTTTCGAGATTATTAGCCCGATTGCCACGGATTCTGTCACAGTAGGCATTGCCCAAGTTGTTTTGAATAGCTGCCCAAATTTCCGGGTTACTATGATTAGTAAAAACGGTTAGCATCGTTTGGTAACCGGCAATAGCGATTTCCCTGTTATTGGCTTGATTGCCCAGTGAAAAATCGCTGATCATGGTGCTGAATTCCCAGATACTATTAGCGATTTCTGTTGCTGTTTCTGGTTCCGCTGCTGAGAGTTTAGTACTTGCCCAGGTTTGCAGGATAGGGATAAAATTATGATCGAGTTTGTCTAGGTTTGCTACCAGGAGTTGGTAGACAGCTTCGCGGTCGCCTTTGCTGTTAGCGGTTGCTAGCAATACCTCGTCTAAAAATTGCTGATACTCTTCCGATGAAGCCTTAGCTGAAGTAAGGGTTTCTGAAATTGCCAGACCCTTTAAAAGCTTACTCCTGATACGTAGTAAAAAGTTAGCCGCGTTTTGGTGGCCATTTCCTGTTAGATATTCTGCTGATTGTGCCATTACTTGCAATAATTCGGCATCCACTAACTCAAGGTTACTATTAATAATTTTGATTTCTTTACCCTTGGGACAAGTTAGGAGTTGGTGGAGCAATTTGAGGTATTGTTGTTTTCTTTGTTTGTCCATTTTTACTTACCCCTGGGTCAGCTGTCAGCCTTCAGCTTTCTTGGTTGTGGGAGCATGTTACTTATATAGAACATTTGTACTAAATATTTAGCCCCCTCATGGGTTTAAGCACGCTTTGATGGTACATAGTTGATCTGTTCTGCAACTTTGACCTACTCCCTTTGGTTATTACTTATATAATAGTATTTTATATAGCAATTCTCTATGCCATGAGGTACAAAGAGATCCCCCTAAATCCCCCTTATCAAGGGGGACTTTGAGGTTTAGAAGCGTACCTCATAAATCCTAGAAACGCTATAAATAGTATTTTAGACACACTTATCCTGCCTGAGATATCAACAATGGAAGAACTAAAAAATAGAGTTGCCTTAATTACTGGTGCTAGTTCTGGTATTGGTCGAGCAACGGCGATCGCCTTTGCCAAAGAAGGTGCAAAAGTTGTGGTTGCTGCCCGTCGAAGTAAAGAAGGAGAAGAAACCGTTGAGTTAATCAAACAAGTAGGTGGAGAAGGGATTTTTATCCAAACTGATGTCACTCAAGAAGAACAGGTTAAGAATTTAGTCGAAAAAACTGTTGAAATCTATGGTCATCTTGATTGTGCTTTTAATAATGCTGGTTTTGCTGTAGGAAATCCAATTACCGAAGAAACAGTTTAAAATTATGACCAAGTCTTTAATGTCAATGTTAAAGGGGTATTTTTATCTCTGAAATACGAACTATCCTATATGTTAAATCATGGAGGGGGAGCAATTGTTAATTGTGCTTCTATTCTAGGTTTGGTTGCTTTAGCACCAACATCTCTTTATACAGCTAGTAAACACGCAGTATTAGGCTTAACTAAAACAGCCGCTTTAGAGGTTGCACAGTCTAACATTCGTGTTAATGCCGTATGTCCTGGTGTCATTGACACAGACATGGCTCGTCCTTTCTTCCCTATTCCTTTCTATCAAGAGTTTATTAAAAAACATCCTATGGGTCGAGTAGGCAGAGAAGAAGAAGTTGCCAATGCTGTCGTTTTTCTGTGTTCAGATAAAGCATCTTTTATTACAGGAGAATTTTTAGCTGTAGATGGAGGGTTTCTCGCTCAATAGATGTAGGAGTCGTAAGCATTCAGCTTAAGCGCTACGCGCACGCGTGCGCGTTCAGCGGTCAGCTATCAGCGGTCAGCTATCAGCTATCAGCTATCAGTTATCAGCTATCAGCTATCAGCTATCAGCGGTCAGCTATCAGCTATCAGCTATCAGCGGTCAGCTATCAGCTATCAGCCATTGGCTGTAGGCCACGCTACTTGAGGTGCTTTTGAATAAAATAAGCTGACCACTGACCACTGACCGCTGACGGCTGACCACTGACGTCAGCTATCAGCTTTTAGC includes:
- a CDS encoding D-arabinono-1,4-lactone oxidase, yielding MSVTWSNWRGNVSCNPKSIVEPSSNEDLKKVLAMARTEKMKVKVVGSGHSWSEAACTDGVLVSLKRLNRVIELDRERGTVTVEPGITLNSLNQYLDQHGMALENLGAITKQTISGAIAMATHGTGDKNGSLASAVVELELMKASGEVVRYQQDNPTFYGVCVNLGALGIITKLTLRCVPKFFLRDIQQPMLTDLLRKEIDTLVKENDHFQFFEFPHTSRSYWFKFNKMDEPVTPMPFWRQFLDDLSRTISREGNGIGDWITRTFPFTIPLIFRVAFLTNLRGLNRWDKSFKILAFENINFTYSELEYAIPRSAAIKALEQIHQMIKNQGFRINLPISVRFASSEEHWLSPLYQRESVYISLNLSGSDFKVIENYHREAEQILLEYGGRPNWGKHFYSNREYLRSQYPRWDDFALLMKEFDPDRLFSNPFLDRLFPFDV
- a CDS encoding IS607 family transposase, which encodes MKKYVTPKEAAEYYGVSITTLRRWDKDGRLDSIRTQGNQRRFCVQGQDPQSKPIVAYARVSTHSQRDDLDRQAEFLRSKYPNAEVISEVGSGLNFKRRKFIKILERIYSSDISAFVIAYPDRAVRFGFPLLEWLCQKSGVKLLVLNERKLSPEQELVEDILSILHCFSARLYGLRKYQKQLTKAVQEKTSESDGEVDTQQCLKDQGVSV
- a CDS encoding RNA-guided endonuclease InsQ/TnpB family protein, producing MSQRSGCFRLKNFIKFGKLGSTLIALVYNWSIATIKNGYQGSTYDLQKIARGADRPEWVKTLPGHQLQEAVADAIDAVKQAKANGGFAKFKSCRQTSQVIKFKAGNFKKGFWYPTKVKGLSFRSPQDFPTECIYGTQLVWIKGKWYGIFPEYIEPTPTEEERVIALDPGVRTFLTGFDGRNYIEIGKSDIGRIQRLCQQLDRLMSRIDLSSAKRQRRSRSVRQSAAMRKAAHRLRQKIQDLIKDTRNKSASFLVSNYKLIFLPRFETSLMVVKSARKLNKKTARNLLTWSHYKFRQHLIQMADRHDVMVVLVNESYTSKTCPECGHIHEKLGGNRKFQCPKCGFSLPRDWNGARNIMIRALSASAFRWL
- a CDS encoding IS607 family transposase; its protein translation is MESHSEMTLSIGEAAKQLGVSTKTLRRWADAGKIRYQRSPTGQRRFYLKDIKHITPRNPQPLTHRLTINYARVSSDERQKDLRSQIQLLENFSAANGWQYETISDLGGGLNYHKKGLNQLLRKIMTGDVERLVITHKDRLLRFGSELIFTICEEFGTEVVIINKSPEGVSFDDELTQDMMELITVFSARLYGARSQKNQKLLDGMSKVVKELE
- a CDS encoding tetratricopeptide repeat protein; translated protein: MDKQRKQQYLKLLHQLLTCPKGKEIKIINSNLELVDAELLQVMAQSAEYLTGNGHQNAANFLLRIRSKLLKGLAISETLTSAKASSEEYQQFLDEVLLATANSKGDREAVYQLLVANLDKLDHNFIPILQTWASTKLSAAEPETATEIANSIWEFSTMISDFSLGNQANNREIAIAGYQTMLTVFTNHSNPEIWAAIQNNLGNAYCDRIRGNRANNLEKAIDAYQVALEVYTKPDFPEDWASTQNNLGIAYCERIRGDRADNLEKAIKAFQLALEIRTKPDFPIDWAITHYNLGNAYCERLRGDRADNLEEAIEVYQLALEVRTKPDFPEDWASTHNNLGIAYSDRIRGDRADNLEIAIAQYQLALSVYTKQDFPEEWARTLYNLGNAYSNRIVGDTTENLENAIACYENASEIFTRDDFPEDWENLQRHIAKLLIQLRN
- the ltrA gene encoding group II intron reverse transcriptase/maturase, which encodes MNKSKTQGFAPQSEWRRVNWRKLEMTVFKLQKRIYRASSRGDVSVVRKLQKTLMKSWSAKMIAVRRVTQENKGKKTAGIDGFKALTNRQRLALVASLKVSKKAQPTRRVWIPKPGRSEKRPLGIPTMYDRALQALAKQALEPEWEEKFEPNSYGFRPGRSCHDAIEAIFNFINKKPKWVLDADIAKCFDKINHDALLTKLNTYPSMRRLIKSWLKAGVMDKGIFSHTNEGTPQGGVISPLLANIALHGMEQEVWNYANSIKGKKTYYKKGLALIRYADDFVILHPDQKVVEEYQEVINTWLQDMGLELKPSKTQITHTFDGFDFLGFNIRQYKTGKNHSKRGFKTIIKPSKEKVLEHYGQLSQVINRHKAAPQKALISQLKPIIRGWCNYYSSVCSKETFSKLGNLVWNKLRRWGYRRHPNKSRTWVTKKYWGTIGEDNWVFMTNGNNYLPKHAKTEIVRHIKVQETRSPYDGDLIYWSTRMRKHPEMTTQKGRLLERQEGKCAHCGLTFRDGDLLEKHHIIPRALGGNDHDKNLELLHLHCHDAKHGTKVNSSKLDENPF